The Euphorbia lathyris chromosome 3, ddEupLath1.1, whole genome shotgun sequence genome contains a region encoding:
- the LOC136224721 gene encoding heavy metal-associated isoprenylated plant protein 26-like, with the protein MGVLDHFSHLFDCSHGSSKYKKRKQLQTVEIKVRIDCEGCERKVKRAVEGMKGVKQVDVERKANKLTVVGYVDPYKVVARVAHRTGKKAEIWPYVPYDVVEHPYAAGVYDKKAPSGYVRRAEDPQVYQLARASSTEVRYTTAFSDENPAACSIM; encoded by the exons ATGGGTGTTCTAGATCATTTTTCTCATCTCTTTGACTGCTCCCATGGAAGTTCCAAGTACAAGAAACGTAAGCAATTGCAG ACGGTGGAGATCAAAGTTAGGATAGACTGCGAAGGATGCGAGAGGAAGGTGAAGAGAGCAGTTGAGGGAATGAAAGGAGTAAAACAAGTAGACGTGGAGCGGAAAGCAAACAAGCTAACAGTGGTAGGATATGTGGACCCATACAAGGTAGTGGCACGCGTGGCTCATCGGACGGGTAAAAAGGCAGAGATATGGCCATATGTACCATACGACGTAGTAGAACACCCATACGCTGCTGGTGTATACGACAAAAAGGCCCCCTCTGGCTATGTCAGAAGGGCTGAGGACCCGCAAGTGTATCAGCTCGCACGTGCCAGCTCCACCGAAGTTCGATACACCACTGCTTTTAGCGACGAGAATCCAGCCGCTTGTTCCATTATGTGA